In Primulina eburnea isolate SZY01 chromosome 14, ASM2296580v1, whole genome shotgun sequence, the following proteins share a genomic window:
- the LOC140811094 gene encoding uncharacterized protein, whose amino-acid sequence MAHFSKVPMFSKEDFDDWKIRMQAHLTAQDDDMWYVITDGPLKILKPNIAVAVTDGAPQMVEKPRNEWTGEDKKKANLDNVAKDILYKTLDKNTFSKIKMSMQKFENLKMKAGETLNEFDQRFSSLVNEIAALGKEHSNREIALKVMRALPRE is encoded by the exons ATGGCACATTTTAGCAAAGTTCCcatgttctcaaaagaagattttgatgattggaagattcgTATGCAAGCTCACCTTACAGCgcaggatgatgacatgtggtatgtcataacagaTGGTCCATTAAAGATATTAAAGCCTAATatagctgttgctgttactgatgGTGCGCCACAAATGGTTGAAAAACCAAGAAACGAATGGACCggcgaagataagaagaaggctAATCTTGACAATGTTGCGAAGGACATTCTTTATAAGACTCTTGATAAAAACACTTttagcaaaatcaagatgt caatgcagaagtttgaaaatctaaaGATGAAGGCTGGTGAGACTCTAAATGAGTTCGATCAGCGTTTCAGCAGCCTGGTTAATGAAATCGCTGCCCTTGgaaaagagcatagcaacagagagatagcactcaaggtgatgagagctttACCTAGGGAATGA
- the LOC140811095 gene encoding uncharacterized protein, producing the protein MAHFSKVSMFSKEDFDDWKIRMHAHLAAQDDDMWYVITDGPLKILKPNPAIAITEGAPQMLEKPRYEWTSEDKKKANLDNVAKDILYKTLDKNTFSKIKMCHTAKEIWEKLIQICEGNEETKENKLLINELSALGKDFGNREIALKIMRGLPRE; encoded by the exons atgGCTCATTTCAGCAAAGTTTCaatgttctcaaaagaagatttcgatgattggaaaatcagaatgcacgCTCATCTTGCGgctcaagatgatgacatgtggtatgtcatcactgatggTCCATTAAAGATCTTAAAGCCAAATCCAGCTATTGCTATCACCGAAGGTGCACCTCAGATGCTTGAAAAACCAAGATATGAATGGACAAGTGAGGACAAgaagaaagccaatcttgacaacGTTGCGAAGGACATTTTATACAAGACACTCGACAAAAAcaccttcagcaaaatcaagatgtgccatACTGCCAAAGAAATCTGGGAAAAATTAATTCAGATCTGTGAAGGAAACgaagaaacaaaagaaaacaaact TCTCATTAATGAACTCTCAGCTCTTGGGAAAGATTTTGGCAATAGAGAAATTGCATTAAAGATAATGAGAGGCCTACCCAGAGAATGA